From one Lotus japonicus ecotype B-129 chromosome 3, LjGifu_v1.2 genomic stretch:
- the LOC130748295 gene encoding 17.8 kDa class I heat shock protein-like yields MSLFQSLLLNQSDPFDHFRALLSENPHSSLHEGNTQMDWKETSDAHIFQIDLPGLTKEDVKLEVRESRVLCIRAEKKEEQEEEEKEEKKRLTWHCRERGGNGVFLREFRLPENAKVGDVKAEMRDGVLTITVPKDHETKKKHKHHKKEVQISGEDGEGVSPKGIGRFVCCKA; encoded by the coding sequence ATGTCTCTGTTTCAGTCCCTGTTGTTGAACCAGAGCGACCCTTTTGATCACTTCCGAGCACTTCTCAGTGAAAATCCACACTCATCGTTGCATGAAGGGAACACCCAAATGGATTGGAAGGAGACCAGCGATGCCCACATCTTCCAAATCGATCTTCCGGGGCTTACCAAAGAGGATGTGAAGCTTGAAGTACGTGAAAGCAGAGTACTCTGCATCAGAgcagagaagaaagaagagcaagaagaagaagaaaaagaagagaagaagaggcTCACATGGCATTGCAGGGAGAGAGGAGGGAATGGTGTGTTCTTGAGGGAGTTCAGATTGCCTGAGAATGCAAAGGTTGGTGATGTCAAGGCCGAAATGCGTGATGGGGTGTTGACCATAACAGTGCCTAAGGATCATGAGACCAAGAAGAAGCACAAGCATCACAAGAAGGAGGTTCAAATTTCTGGGGAGGATGGTGAAGGCGTTTCCCCAAAAGGAATTGGGCGTTTCGTTTGCTGCAAAGCTTAG